One Salminus brasiliensis chromosome 5, fSalBra1.hap2, whole genome shotgun sequence DNA segment encodes these proteins:
- the dscc1 gene encoding sister chromatid cohesion protein DCC1: MRTLEEVQATLQIAKLKEEDLHPVTHCLSFGENASSGDYCLMEVDDTLCKHIEAGKSLIIRGDKEEHAILCSEDKTYDLKMADTSNLLLFVPGCRTPDQLNDSPSHPQLVHAKIWGFANSYWELRRQRPKLKKLKKLLMENPYCGPPIGTQEEATESKYTMEDLLERIQASREELEAHLHTIHACEIDGYWRLLEFDYELKLLGHVTQLVDSESWSFSKVPLKTCLEELGPLEPTAMIEHCLNCYGRRYDTDEGEVMFALDEDKVCRAMAQMLLQNAVKFNLSEFQEVWQQSVPEGMDTRLNQLRGLALVDRSSRPETVFLLRVEDLPEDTLERFNTLFSMREKWTQDDIEPYIQDLCGEKQTTGALLTKHARSSMQNGIKVYNSRRPVAT; the protein is encoded by the exons ATGAGGACGTTAGAGGAGGTGCAGGCTACGCTGCAGATCGCTAAGCTGAAGGAGGAAGACCTGCATCCCGTAACTCACTGCCTTTCATTTGGGGAAAATGCGTCTTCTGGGGATTATTGTCTCATGGAGGTGGATGACACACTTTGTAAACACATTGAAGCTGGAAAAAG TCTCATAATCAGAGGAGACAAAGAAGAACATGCTATTCTGTGCAGTGAAGACAAAACCTATGACCTGAAAATGGCAGATACCTCCAATCTCCTGCTGTTTGTACCAGGATGCAGAACTCCAGACCAGCTCAATGACAGCCCAAGCCATCCTCAGCTGGTGCATGCAAAG ATTTGGGGCTTTGCTAACAGTTACTGGGAGCTGAGACGTCAGCGGCCGaagctgaagaagctgaagaagcTTCTCATGGAGAACCCATACTGTGGTCCACCAATCGGCACGCAGGAAGAGGCCACGGAGAGCAAG TACACGATGGAGGACCTCCTGGAGAGAATCCAAGCCAGCAGAGAGGAGCTAGAAGCCCACCTTCACACAATTCATGCGTGTGAAATTGACG GATACTGGCGACTTCTGGAATTTGATTACGAGCTGAAGCTCCTGGGTCACGTGACTCAGCTGGTGGATTCGGAGTCGTGGTCCTTCAGCAAAGTTCCTCTGAAGACGTGCCTGGAGGAGCTGGGGCCTCTGGAGCCCAC AGCGATGATTGAACACTGCCTCAACTGTTACGGAAGACGATATGACACAGACG AAGGTGAAGTGATGTTTGCTCTGGATGAGGATAAAGTCTGCAGGGCCATGGCTCAGATGCTGCTGCAGAACGCCGTCAAGTTCAACCTGTCAGAGTTTCAGGAGGTGTGGCAGCAGAGTGTGCCGGAAGGCATGGACACAAGACTGAACCAGCTCAGA GGTTTAGCTCTGGTGGATCGAAGCTCAAGGCCAGAGACGGTTTTCCTGCTGAGAGTGGAGGATCTGCCTGAGGACACACTGGAGCGCTTTAACACACTCTTCAGTATGAGGGAGAAATGGACGCAGGACGACATCGAGCCATATATACA GGATTTGTgtggagaaaaacaaacaacgGGAGCTTTGTTGACCAAACACGCCCGGTCCTCCATGCAGAACGGCATCAAAGTCTACAACTCCAGAAGACCAGTAGCGACCTGA